One Tachysurus vachellii isolate PV-2020 chromosome 5, HZAU_Pvac_v1, whole genome shotgun sequence genomic window, tcaaatggaaaggttGTAAAAGGGAAGAGTactggtagaccaagaaagacatcaaagtgccaagacagaaaacttaaagcaatatgccttgaaaacagaaaatgcacaacaaaaaaatgaggAACAAATGGGCAAAAAGTGGAGTCAAGGTCTGTGACCGGACTGTAAGAAATCGCCTAAAAGAAATGGgatttacatacagaaaagcCAAACGAAAACCATCATTATCTAAAACAAGGTTTCAGTGGGCTAAAGAAACACAATCTTGGactgtggatgactggatgagagTTATATTCAGTGATGAATCACAAATCTGCATTGGGCAGGGTGATGATGCTGGAACTTTTGTTTTGTGCCGTTccaatgaaatttataaagacaactgcctgaagaaaacatgcaaatttccacaatcattaatgatatggggttgtactgtatgtcaggtAAAGGTATGGGAGAGATGACAGTCATTACATCTTCTATAAATGCACAAGGTTATGTTGAgattttggacacttttcttattccatcaattgaaaggatgtttggtgatggtagcatcatttttcaggatgataatgcatCATGCCATAgggcaaaatctgtgaaaacattcctacaggaaagacatataatgtcaatggcatggcctgcaaatagtccagacctcaatccaattgaaaatctgtggtggaaattaaagaaaatggtccacgacaaggctccaacctgcaaagctgatctggcaactgcaataagacaaagctggagacagattgatgaagtatactgtttgtcattagttaaatccatgcctcagagaattcaagctgttataaaagccataggtggtgcaacaaagtactagtagtgtttttatttgatgattccatataattttcctcagatttgtgtgattccatatttttttcctctgtttgatctgtaaaaacagttgtaattgactatagttatctttctttgttttttttttttaagtgttttatacagccagaagtttggattgttgagtgataattgttttgtggcatatatgtgcttgtttttttttctacacaattaaacctttgggtgattccatactttttgccaggggttgtagtTGCCGGTGATGCGTGAGTGCAGCtaaattaataaacagataaaactgtTCTTTTGACTCGCATGTCCTGTTGTGTTACTTGCCCCCTCCTCTACGAGCATTGTTGAAAGTGGGGTTCGTAACGTAAatgggggctcgtccgggatacCTTTGTTCCCTTTGTTTTATTTGCGGTGCGTGAGGCACGACAAGATTCGTTGGGATTCAGCCCTTCTGAATTAGTGTTTGGACAATGTCCGTGGGCCTTTGAAAATGTTGAAGGAAGAGTTTCTCTGTACAGGTCCTTCTGAAAAGACTAATGTACTTGATATTGTCTCTTGTATTCGTGAACATTTACGCACAGCCTGTACTGCAGCTAAAGAAGCTCTTGCTCGGTCGCAAGAGAAAATGAAACGTTGTTTTGATCAGAAGGCAGTTGTGCGTAACTTTCTACCAGAAGAGAGTGTTTTAGTATTGATTCCTACTCCTGGGTTGGCTTTTCTCTGGTCCTTATGTTATTAAAAGCAAGGTAAGTGAGACGGATTATGTGATCTATACTCCTGAACGGAGGTGAAAAACTCGCCTATGTCATATAAATATGTTAAAGCCATATTCGTGCCGTTCTGATGTTAAGGGCGAGACCGCTGATGTTTCTTACTTGAGCCAGTGACTGAGTCAAGGGAGCGCGTTTCATTGCTTACTCTAACTCTGCCTAcagatgatgtggatgatggATTGGAGGTATCCATGGAGGTTGTAAGGGGTGGTAGTTTGAAAAACTCTGAAGTTTTGTCAACTCTTCCCACCCAACTGTCTTATTTGTCCAGTGAACAACAGCAGGACATTAAATTGTTGGATAGGCTCCTGAGCTTGTTTAATGAGGTCTCTCCAGGTACTAATGTCATTGTGCATGATATCAATGTTGGTAGTGCATTGCCCATTAAACAACATGCATATCATTATCCGGTaagaaaacaggaagaaatGAAACGCGAGGTAACGTATCTTCTGCAAAATGGATTTGCTGTTTCCAGTACCAGCCCTTGGAGCTCGCCAGCTATTTTGGTGCCAAAATCTGATGGATCATTTAGCTTTTGCACAGATTTTAGAAAGGTTAATTCCGTCACTGTGCCTGATGCTTTTCCGTTGCCGCTTATTGATGACTGTATCGATAATCTTGGTGTGGcgaaatatattacaaaattagATCTATTAAAAGGTTATTGGCAGGTGCCTTTAACTTAGCGTGCCTCTGAGATCTCCGCGTTTGTCACCCCAGATTCTTTTCTCCAGTATACGCGGATGGCGTTTGGCCTGCGGAACGCACCGGCGACGTTTCAGCGCTTGATGTCCATGGTTTTGGGCAACATTTCGAACTGTAACAACTATCTGGATGACAGTCATCTATTCGTCTACCTGGGCTGAACACTTGTCAATTTTGCACGATGTATTTCGTCATTTATCTGCTGCGTCTCTTACATTGAATCTAAAAAAATGCGAATTCGCTAAAGCTTCGGCCACCTACCTGGGAAAACAGGTTGGAAATGGGCAGGTTCGGCCATTAGATGGGAAAGTGGCTTCTGTTCTGGAGTATCCGGTACCCACTACGAGGCGAGAGCTGCGTAGATTCCTTGGAATGGTCGGATACTacctgtaagaaattacagaaattgcacccaaattccactccaaggtacacctctaaaagagctcattgctaaaaaggtttaagtatcataaggtaatacatttaggactctaaacgtataaagttgattcaattataaatatgggaacggcagcaggacattaagcatcaccacgaataaagggtctacgtgactgcgattaccatttaaagtgaccacttggttgataacaattgtaacaataccaagacaaggtgtacgtgaccatgattaacatttaaagacaatcagctagacaacaaggtgtagcccagccatttgggagacattcagTTCTTActctcaatacacattcaaagcggaacttcatttaaattaccaaaagggaaaattgtatataatgcttgagcaggatttgctctgggttcttattgactccgatgaacccaaagtacgtcatgtattttgtcactgctatgctggaataaacttcttgttcttcattaagatcttcaacatcatcgtcttatttttatacaacacattttttatttcttacataccGGTGTTTTTGCAAGAACTTTTCGAGTGTTGTTGCTCCTTTAACTCGGTTGTGTAGTTGATTTCAGTTGGACTAATGACTGTCAACAGGCATTTTTgtctgtaaaatctcttctttGCAGTGCTCCAGTCCTCCCTGCTCCGGATGTGTATCGAGCGTTCCAGCTGGAGGTGCCAGATGCCAGTGCTGTTGGTGCAGGAGCTGTTCTCCTACAAGAGGATGCTGATGGAATAGCTCATCCTGTATCCTATTTCTCTTCTAAATTGAATTGTCATCGGCATAACTACTCAACAATTGAGAGGGAGACCTTAGCACTCTTATTGGCATtacaacattttaatgtttatgtggGAGCCAGTATTGTGGTATACCACAATCCGTTAGTCTTAATCAGCAAAATGTACAATCACAATCAACGTTTGATGAGATGGGCCCTTATGGTGCAGCCGTATAACTTAGAGATCCGTCATAAGAAGGGAATGTGGTGGCTGACGCTTTGTCAAGGGGTTAAActcacagttttatttttccttgtttCTCCAaaaggagagaggaaaaagaactgtttctgtcttttttttttttttttttttttggggggggggggggtgtgttaCGACCTAAGCCTTCCTTATTATTTTAGTGTGGGGTGTTTTCGTTGTATTGACTTGGTCTTTTCCTTTTTCCGAGGGTAAGCTCTGCCCTGGGTGAATTCCTTCGAATACATCATTAATCATTAGGTTAAATAATAAAGGACTAACGGCACTTCCCTGTGGTGTTCCATTTTCTACCTCCTCCATTTCAGAAACTGTATTTCCTACCTTGACTTCCACTCCCTTTCAAAAGCAAACTCCCTTATTAACAGCACGCCGTGCGCATGCGCAGATCGCGTGCATTGGTTAGGTCTGTCGCAGTGGACAGTGTAGTGTTTAACACAAtaagtaaatgaaaatattgcacaatattgtgaTTGCACAATTTCCTTATAAGAAACCGTTTGTTCCGCTCATACCACATCAGTGTGGCGATTATTaattagtgatgggaagttcgatgaaccagttcaccaaatcggactgattcattctaaacagttcgcgtcttgagtcagcgctgatccacaatttactaaagttactcactttcggtcatgcctgacagcccctcagactctaaataaactaatatcccggagtatattTAACTCCTGTACACTTAACTGAGAcctgttgtgctgagagaactgtgagctcgagttgttgatactgcgcatgcgtgaatcactgaaccgatacagcgaatcatcagtacagaactgtttctttcggacgcgtccgacatactgagaactgatgagctgttgttactgcgcatgcgtaaatcactgaaacgatacagcaacaaatgtaaatggttatgatttaatgtcttctcaacgtatgagtgtttaactcagttgcattagtttttgaaacaactgttgtttttgtaagttgatgaagattagtttattaactttatatatttaagacacgtaaaacacccacgtttgcacatcaatgcctgtactgggtgttttagttgcaaaacttaaatgtaagaaacgtattcaactaaagttatgattacaaagaacttttcaaatgagTTAAATTgaatgtattaatatctgccggcagtggcgggatgaaggaatttacgtcattatGTCAGGAcataaaagaactggtgaactggattattgaactggttcattaaaatgaactgtctgaaagaaccggttcgcggaaaagaaccgaacttcccatcactattattaatctttttatttatccttttattttactgaagTTATTTTAATCGTTTAGAGTTACTAAGTAGTTTTactactttatatatatatatatatatattagttatgttagttattatatatatttagtggACTTGCTTATTcagcttgcacatttttaatgCCATAACCTTATTACCTTCTACTTGTACTTTTCAAAAATGTCCACTGCTATAAcctttaaatttatttactatatatactttatatactttatatactgtatatactgtatatatatatatatatatatatatatatatatatatatatatatatatatatatatatatatataaaacgaaATGCACTTtctactctttgcacttctggtagatgccaaactgcatttagTTGCTTTGTACATGTACcatgctatctatctatctatctatctatctatctatctatctatctagtcatTCTCttactgcatttattttctctctattAATAATAGCAACTATTATAATAGTGAATTATGAATCTCTTATGATGGAAAATGTAGTGTTAAGTTAAAATACGGATAGCTACACCATATATAGAAATGTATTAGGACCTGTGTGTTACTATAAACCGAACATTTACGTAGCCCAGCTTTTTTCAGAACCATGCTCTTATCGAAGTAATACAGTAAGAGCCTCTGTCGCTAGTAAgtttatacaaatacaaaaaggtATACTGGTTCACTTTGTAGGTCAGGGGAAAGTGACCACCAAAGGACCACGGTACTCTATATGAATAAAGACTTAACATAAATTGTGTATGAAAAAGAGCTTAAGTCTGTATGCTGTACACAAGCATGTAGGACCAACAAGGAATTAGGATGTAATAAAGTAGCCAGTAAAAGCACGATTTGAAATGTTCAAGCATGCAGCTGTACTtgatacactcacacatgcacaacacacactaacatgctACTACCATGTCAGTGCCACAGCTGTACTGAGTTCACTAACCGAATCTTCAATATATTCTATttggccaaattgtgatggttaAAAGTTTGAGACAGAGTAACTAAAAAAATGGCAGGTCTTATGCTGTGTTTTAGATAATAATTGGTAATTAGTAACTAACAAATGTGGCTCAAGGAAGGAAAATCAGTGAACAAGTGAGTCATGAGTGCCCAGGTCTGATCCCACAGATGAGCTACTGTCatacaaattgctgaaaaagttcATGAGGGTGTCAGAATATACAATGCATCACAGATACATGCCATGTATGGGGCTTTATAATCACAGACCAGTCAGAGCTCCCATGCTGACCCCTGCCCAGAACTGAGCATCAGAATGTGACCATAAAGCAATAGAAGGTGGCTTAGACTgatgaatcattttcttttacagcCTGTgcagtggcctctttcagcaggataatgtgcCCTTCCACGCTgtaaaaattgttcaggaataaTTTGAGAAATATGAATTCAAGGTGTTGattctgtgggatgtgctgatCCATGGAGGCACCACCttacaacttacaggacttaaaggatctgctgccaGATACCACAATACACATTCTGAGGTCTTGTAGAGTCCATGCCTTGAGGGTTCAGAACTGTTTatggtggttttaatgttatagctgatctgtgaattatatatatatatatatatatatatatatatatatatatatatatacatacacatatatatatcagtTGCAGAACTAAAATGTGTAAAGATATGCAGAGTATGAAAACtaattttcaaaaatatatttattcaggaTTAAAATTCactacatagaaacaaaatgaattcaATATTTAGTTCATTGTAAATGTTCAATTCAAATACATcaatatgtaaattaaatatacaacAGCTTATTTAATATATAGACTATTCTTCTATATTGTAAGCATTGTTAATTGAAATATTGataaaacaatagaaaacaATGTTCTTCATAAAAACCCAGGATGGTATGGTGTTTTGTGCTGGTATATTTCTTTTGTCCCaaagataaaaaacaacatgcagaacaaccaaataaaaagaagaatcaGATGCAAAGCAATGAGGCAGTAACTTTTAAGACCTAACTTGGCTTCTGTTTACAGATTCCCTTCATATAATTTATCTCTTCCATGAGCTTCTTGTTCTGCTGCTCCAGTATGGTGGCACGGACCTCTAGGTAGTTTATATACTCTCTTTTTCTACGGCGACACTCTTTAGCTGCATTCCTGAAAAAGAACAAGTGACAAAGGCAAAATACCACACATTCACTGGCTCAGTGCAGCAAATCAGCTCTGTTAGACAatcacataacacacatacaatttTCACAGTCATCAAGATATAAAACTACATAAATAATGCATCTGTGGCCTGTTTTCTGCATCGGCGAGCAGTGACTAAACAGAGTGAAAGTGCTTTTGCTTAGGTGCATTCAGTAATCTGTAAAGAGCGCAATAGTTAAAATGTGTGACCCCCGACAGTTTTTGCTTATTCGGTTTTGCGGCAGTACAAGTCTTTTAAGGCCTTGAGTTCTTCGATGAGTGTCTTGTTTTGATTTTCAAGCACGGCAACACGGTTTTCAAGACATTTGACATACTCTTTCTTCTTCCGACGGCATTCCCGTGCAGCTTCCCTGGAAGCGATAACAAAGACCCTCCCGTGAGCATGATCACATCCAACTAGACTAGCCAttcaacaaaaaagaaattaatttattaattaattaattagaaaacattttttagcaGTTCAGTCAAGCCATGTTCTGCCCATGCAAATGGAAGGAAAGGTtaaatctgaatgaatgaacgaatgaacgaatgaacgaatgaatgaaaaaagaaaaaggtccaCAGCCTGCATTCAGAACCTACTGAGTATAGTATTGTAAACAATAACTTGTTATTCTAACATACATGcactatattttataaatatgttcCAATCATTTAAATACCATGTTAAATATGTGCATGTTCTGGTTTCTAGAGTGTATTATTtgaaaatgcaaatgtttttcaCATTTGACCCATTCTAAGCATTTATAAAGCAATTTTTCTAGGTACCTCAGGTagtttttacacaatttttttaaaacattttttaaaattaatgaaaaatgtttgaCTGTTTGGAAATCTGCACAAATTAAAGTGGTctaaaaacaccaaacacatcTTCATAATTTATAGGACACATTTTTTCCTGTTTCGATGTAACATTCTAAAGAAAATCATCTCAACCTGACTGATGccacagtgcattaatataaactgacATGgattccttttttcctttttactgGAAAGAGGAAAGTGACCTTACTATATAGGCTTACTACATAGGCTACCATACTGCAGCGAGCTGCAACAGAGTGCATGGAGaacattcattattaattaaagcTGGCAACTTCCAGTGACATGAATGACCGCTGCCATTCCTAGATATCTGTGGGTATGTCCAGCAGCATGACAAGGaaagtttaactttatgcaaatatggttGCAGTGACTGCTAATCACCAGTGTATCTCACCAGTGTATTTACCAATGGTTTTTCTGCTGAATGTTTCACTTTAGCatcaagaaaactgatttggaaCGCTATTTAAAACACCCACTGATTAAAGTTCTTACTTtatgtaatttacatttacatttacatttacagcatttggcagacgcccttatccagagcgacgtacataagtgcttaaatctctaacattgaatacattaatgctggctcactaagttacatacttaagataccatgagtttaaaacatttgttcaaagttacaatgaaaaagtgtcaaaggtgtttttttttttgtttttttgggttttttttaaaaaatgcgaaagataaggaaagaagtgctagttgaagtgtttcctgaataagtaggtcttcaaccgccgcttgaaaatatccagtgactcagctgtccggacctctatgTAATTAGCATATGTGTGAAAGTAGAATAAAGCAGCTGAGCTGATGGAAATGAAACATCATGAATAAGATGAGTTGGTGAGAGCAGTGAATTGCTGAAAAGTTATCAAAATAGTAGCAAAAGTGTTTGTGCAGTGAGGTGTCATTTAGTATTataacacaagtaaaaaaaatagtgtgtagtgtactaaGGACAGAATTATTGTGTTACCTGTTCTTCATTAGGCGAAGCTCTCTTTTGCGTGAGGCCTCTTCAGCAAGTTGCTGAGAGCTGTGCAAAGGGCTTGGTGAGCTCGCCATCACTACACCCTGTGGCAGGCTGGTGGCAGGAGAACAGATCTGATATGCTGACACGTCTCCAGTAGCAGCTAGAGTAAcccacatccccacacacaaacaaaactgctGTCAAGAGTATTTCCAGTATTTGTCCATATAATtttcaaatgaatttatttgagCACTGTATTtcttaaagaaaatatttcttttaaaaaaaacgttCTTTCTTAAAGAACAGTGACACATTCTTTAATATTGATGGATCAAGACaacttttgaaaaaagaaaaaaaaaacatgactgtttattacataatttacaGCAGTGATTCAAAGCCATGGTCCTACTGGACACCGTCCTGCACTTTTATTCTGCTTTATGATTAGTTTGATCACCTGTGTTTGAGCAggaataacaacaaaataaacaaagcagggGACTAATAatcaaaagcaaatatttttcaAGTAATAAACAATGTCATGCTTATGAAAAGTTTTTGAATCTGGTTAACACAAGTATTTTGCGAAGATGCCTACATAGTAGACCATTTTGGGCTTGTGTTTAACACTTCATTTAAACTGATAAGATCAAATACAGggagcatggtggcttagtggttagcatgctcgcctcacacctccagggtcggtgttcgattcccgcctccaccttgtgtgtgtggagtttgcatgttctccccgtgcctcgggggtttcctccgggtactccggtttcctcccccggtccaaagacatgcatggtaggttgattggcatctctggaaaattgtccctagtgtgtgattgcgtgagtgaatgagagtgtgtgtgtgccctgtgatgggttggcactccatccagggtgtatcctgccttgatgcccaatgacgcctgagataggcacaggctccccatgacccgaggtagttcggataagcggtagaaaatgaatgaatgaatgaagatcaAATACATGTTTGCCATGGATGGCTTGGACTATACCAtgcctgaacaccaggggggactttctgg contains:
- the LOC132845801 gene encoding cAMP-responsive element modulator-like isoform X4, producing the protein MASSPSPLHSSQQLAEEASRKRELRLMKNSLVGCDHAHGRVFVIASREAARECRRKKKEYVKCLENRVAVLENQNKTLIEELKALKDLYCRKTE
- the LOC132845801 gene encoding cAMP-responsive element modulator-like isoform X3; its protein translation is MAIIREETESAATGDVSAYQICSPATSLPQGVVMASSPSPLHSSQQLAEEASRKRELRLMKNRNAAKECRRRKREYINYLEVRATILEQQNKKLMEEINYMKGICKQKPS
- the LOC132845801 gene encoding cAMP-responsive element modulator-like isoform X2, producing MAIIREETESAATGDVSAYQICSPATSLPQGVVMASSPSPLHSSQQLAEEASRKRELRLMKNREAARECRRKKKEYVKCLENRVAVLENQNKTLIEELKALKDLYCRKTE
- the LOC132845801 gene encoding cAMP-responsive element modulator-like isoform X1 encodes the protein MAIIREETESAATGDVSAYQICSPATSLPQGVVMASSPSPLHSSQQLAEEASRKRELRLMKNSLVGCDHAHGRVFVIASREAARECRRKKKEYVKCLENRVAVLENQNKTLIEELKALKDLYCRKTE